The window CTGGCTACCGCCTCCCGCGAGCTGACGGAACTGCGCCAAGCGCTCGAGGCTGCCGAGCGTGCCGCCCGCGAGTACTACACCGCGCTGAGCGGGCTCACCGTCGACGTGGACCTCACCGGGTGAGCCATGCACCGCCGGACCCAGGACCCGTACGCGGTGCTCGGCGTCGACCGCGACGCCGCTCCCGCCGAGATCGCCGCCGCCTACCGGGCGCTCGTGCGGGAACTGCACCCGGACAACCAGCACCCCAGCGACCCGGAGCGCCTCGCCCAGGTCGTCACCGCCTACCAGGCGCTGCGGGCCCGCCGACGAGCCGACGACAGCCCGGGCACCCGCGTCGAGGTCCACGTCCGCCGCGGCCCGCCGAGCCCGGAGCCCGCGCTGCGGGCCGGGCCCGTGCGGCGCCACGGGCGGTGACCGCTCAGCGCGCCTCGTCGCCCTGATCGTCGAACGGGACGGCGCGGTGCTGGTCGGCGACATCGGCCGGGTCCGCCTCCTGCCAGATCTCACCGACCGGCTCGAGGTCGCTCTCCTCGTCCGGGTCGACCGGTGTCTTCTGGGCGACTACGTCCCCCTCCGGCACCTCCACAGTTCCGGGCGGGGCCAGTCGAGGGTCGTTCTCCTCCGACGGCAGCCTCATGGGCGGGCACTCCCTCCAACTCGGGTCGTCGAACACCTTCGGGCCCAGTGTTCCCCGACTCGGCCGGGTCAGCACGACTGGCGACCTCGGTTGCCCGGCGGTGGCACTGTCGAATAGCCTGGTGGCACGGTTGAACCCAAGCCGCCCAGGATCATCACGCCCTCGTCCGCTCCGGTGGGACGAGTCAGGCCCGGTGGCTGTGTGGTTCCCGTCGGGCCGGTCTGGAGACAACCATGGTTGACATCGTCGACCCTCGCGGCACTCTGCGCTCAAACACCGACGGGGCAGGACCACTGACCGTCACGGTCACCCTCCGCCGCGCCGGCCTGGTTGTGCTGACCAGCCACGGCGAGATCGACCTCTACACCGCGCCCATCCTGCGCGAGGCCATGGCCGCGCAGGAGAAGGTGGCCCGGATGGTGCTGGACCTGGCCGCGATCGAGTTCTGCGGGGTCGCGGGTGCCCGGGTGCTGGACGAGGGCGCGGACAGGGCACGGGACCATGGCGGGCGGCTGAGCCTGGTCGTGGCCACCGTCGGCGTGCGCAGGCTGCTGCAGCTCACCGGGCTCGACCGGCGCGTCCCCACGTACCCGGACCTGTCGACGGCGCTGTTCGTCGAGGGGCTGGGTTTGGCACCGACCGGGTCCGAAGAGGATGCTGGAGAGTCCCCAGTTCCGCCGTGATACCTGTTCGGCCCGGAAACCCCCGACCCCACTCCATGCTCTGCGTCTGGCGCTGGAATGGCGAAAACCCCCTAGGTGACAAGTTGACCATCCAGCAGCCGTCCGACCTCGACGACGACAGCAACGCCTTCGACGAGCGGATCTGGGCCCAGGACAAGGCGCAGTTCGTCTCGCTGGCCGACCAGCCCGCCGAGGTGATCCTCGACGCGGACCTCGGCCCGCTCTCGCGCGAGTTCGCCCGCCTGACGAAGACCCTGCTCGCCGCGTCCACCGTCGCCGAGGTGCTCGAACAGGTGGTGTGGGCGGCGCGCCGGGTCATTCCCGGTGCCGACCTGGTGTCGGTCACGCTGCGCGGGCCGGACGGCTCATTCCACACCCCGGTCGAGACCGACCCGATCGCCGCCAACCTCGACCAGCTGCAGTACGACACCGGTGAGGGGCCCTGCGTGACGGCCGCGAGCGCGTCGGCTCCCGGCTACGTGCGCAGCGACGACCTCGCGGGGGAGCCGGAGTGGCCCACGTTCGGGCCGGCCGCCGCCGCGTGCGGGTACAGCGCCATGCTCGCCACGGCGCTGGTGCCCGACTGCCTGCCGCCGCAGCTTTCCGGCGCGCTGAACATCTACGCCCGCGAACCGGGCACGCTCGACGCCCAGGCGCAGGAGACCGCGCTGCTCCTGGCCATCCACGCGTCCCTGGCGCTGGCGACCACGAAGGCCGTCACCCAGGCGGAGCTGCGCGAGGCGCACTTCCGGCGGGCGATCGAGAGCCGCGACGTGATCGGCCAGGCCAAGGGAATCCTGATGCACCGCAGGGGAATCAGCGCCGACGAGGCCTTCGACCTGCTGCGCCGCACGTCCCAGGAACTCAACGTCAAACTCGCCGACCTCGCCCGCACCCTGACCGCCCGGCACAGCGAACTCGACATCGCGGACGAGACCGCGGGCTGACTTACGTCACCTCGATGACGCGGGCCTCGAGCAGCGTCCCGTTCTCGATGCGCAGCGTTCCCATGGTGCCGTGCGGCTGACGCCTGCGGTCGGTGGGCGAGCCGGGGTTGAAGATCCGCAGGCCCGCGCCCACCACGTCCATCGGGATGTGCGAGTGGCCGAAGACCACCAGGTCGGCGTCCGGGAACCGGCGGCGCAGCCGCGCGGGGCGGCCGTCGGCCTTGCCGCTGTCGTGGATCATCGCCACCCGCAGCCCGTCGAGGTCGAGTTCCAGGGTCTCCGGCGCACCCCAGGCGGCGACGTCGGGGCCGTCGTTGTTGCCGAGCACGGCGTGGACCGGGGCGAACTCGGCAAGCTCGTCGAGCACTCCCGCGGTGCACACGTCGCCCGCGTGCAGGATCAGGTCGGCGTCGCGCAGGTGCGTGGCGACCCGCGTGGGGCACCCCTTCCAGTGGCGGGGTGCGTGGGTGTCGGACAGGACGGCGACGAGCACGCCACCATCCTGCCCGCCCACGCTCGGGGGCGCTCCGAGAGTCAGGCGCTACGCGAGCCCGTGGTGACCGCGCCGCGTCCCAATGCGGCCAATCGGCCGACCAGGTCGTCGTCGGTGTCCGCCCGACGCAGGCGTACCGGGCGGATCGACCCCACCGGGTCGCCGCTGCGTAGCCGGGTCACCCAGTTCGCGACGAGCGTCGGCGGCGGCAGCACGTCGTGCCCCAGATAGGCGACCACGATCAGGTCTTCGCCGCTGTGCGTCTCGGCCGCCGCCGCCCAGCCGCGCTCCTCGTCCCAGAGCAGCGCCACGTCCCGGTCGGGGAACCGCGGGAGTCGGCCGTCGAGGGCGAGATAGACGCTCGCGGGGCGGTCCATCTGCAGGTAGGAGGAGTGTCCGCTGAGCCCCAGTGCCTCGGTCACGCGTCTCACATACTCACGCAAACCACGTGCCAACGCTTCGTCGAGGTCCGCTTCCATCGTCACCATCCGGGTCCGTCGGGTCTGTCACCGCCTGCTGTTCGACGTGGCCGGGGAATACCCCGGACGGGTGCCGGGAAACCATTCGGGTGGTGTGATCAGGAAATGCGTTCGGTGAGCCACGCCAGCGCCAGCGGGTACCGGTACTCGATCGCGCCGTGCTTGCCGGGGAACAGTTCCAGCCGCACCACGTCGTCGGCGACGCCCGCCGCGGCCAGGGCGCGACGGAACGCGACCGCGCCGAAGTCGAGGTAGTACTCGTCCTGGTCGCCCGCGTCGATCCAGATCGCCTTGAGGGAACGCAGTGCCTCGGCGAACTCCGGCTGGGCGGCCATCCGGACCGGATCCCGCCGCAGCCAGCGGTCCCACACCTCGGGGACGGTCACTCCGAGGTCGTCGAACGGGAGTCGGACTGTGCCGTCCTCGTCGGCGGAGTAGCAGGCGGCGTAGCCGTATACCTCGATGAGGTCGAAGTCGGTGTCCTTCGTTCCCACGATCCGGCCGCTGCGGAAATCGGCGATGAAGTTCTCGTAGGAGCCGTCGTAGTTGTCGCGGAGCAGGCGGGCGACCTTGGGGAAATCGGTCTGGTAGGCGGCTTCGAACAACGCGTCCCCGGCGTGCGTGGCGAGTGCGCCGAAGACGTCGGGACGCAGCATCGGGGTGATCATCGCGCCGTAGCCGCCGCTGGACTTGCCGGTGATCGCCCGGTGGCCCGCGCTCGGCATCGTCCGGTAGTGCTCGTCGACCCACGGCACGATCTCGTCGCAGAGGTACGAGTGGTACCGGCCGGTGGCGGGGGAGTCGAGGTACTGGCTGCCGCCGAGCGACGTCCACGCGTCGACGTAGACCACGATCGCGGGCGGTGCCTCCTCGCGGGCGAAGATGCCGTCGGCCAACTCGATGAACGGCTGCCGCCACGGGGTGCGGTTGCGCCACATCGCGACGTGCCCGGTGTAGCCCTGGATCACGTAGACGGTGGGATAGCGCCGCTCGCCCTCGTCATAGCCGGGCGGCACGTAGACCCACAGCGGTCGCTCATGCGGGTCGCCGAGCGGGTTGCCGCGCAGCAGGTCGCTGGCGAACACGTGCTCATCGATCCGTCCGGCGAAGTCGGCCGTCCACGGCAGCATCCAGGATCTCCTTTGATCGGGCGTCCGGTCGAATTCTTCCGTGCGGCGCAAGCGGATTAGCGCGGCGACGGCTCACCGGGAACCACGACACCACGGTCGAAGGCGTAGACGATCGCGGCGGCCCGGTCGCGCAGGCCGAGCTTGCCGAAGATGTGCCCGATGTGGCTCTTCACCGTGACCTCGGAGATGCCGAGCCGCTGGGCGATCTCCGTGTTGGACCAGCCCCGGCCCAGTTGGCTCAGGACGTCGAACTCGCGCGCGGTCAGCCGCTCGCGCACCGCGGAGCCGTCGCCCGGCCCGGTCGGGACGGTGCGGTACGCGCTCAGGACGCGCCCGGTCACCGCGGGGTCGAGGCAGGCCCCGCCCGCGGCGACCGCCCGCACAGCGCTGATGAGGTCCTCGGCGGGGGAGTCCTTCAGGATGAACCCGGCCGCACCCGCCCGCAGCGCGCCGGAGAGCAGTTCGTCGTCGTCGAAGGTGGTCAGCACCAGGACCGGCGGGGCCTGCGCGCGCTCGCGCAGCCGCCGGGTGGCCTCGATGCCGTCCACCCGCTTCATCCTCAGGTCCATGACCACCACATCGGGGCTGGTCGCGGCCAGGGCGGCGGGCACCTCGTCGCCGTCGGCGCACTCGCCGACGATCACGAAGCCGTCCTTGCGCCGCAGGATCCGCCGCAGGCCCGAGCGCACCAGTTCCTGGTCGTCGACCAGCAGCACGCGGACGTCCCCGACAGTCACGGCGCCTCCTGGACGCGGCGGCGCAGCGCGCAGGACCACCCGGTGCTGTCGGTGTCCAGCGGGACCTCCGCGTGGACCAGCCATCCCCGCGGCCCGGGCCCGGCGCGCAGGCTCCCGCCGAGCAGGTCGGCCCGTCTCCGCATGCCGTCCACCCCGGAGCCCGGCCCGGTCGCGGTTGTGGGTGTGGCAGGCGTGTCGTTGCGCACCGACAGAGTGACCTGGGCCGAGCCGATGTCGAGGTCGACCTCGGCGGTCGCGGCCGGGGTGTGCTTGGCGACGTTGGCCAGGGATTCCTGGGTGATCCGGTACAGGCCGAGTCCCACCGACGGCGGCACGTCCGCCGGGTCCCCACGCACCTGGTATTCGACTCGCAAGCCGGCCCGGCGGAAGTCGTCGACCAGGTCGCCGAGGTCGCCGACGCCCGGTTCGGGCCGGGTGCCCGACGGGCCGGCCGCCAGCAGGCCGACGGTGCGCCGGATGTCGGCCATGGCCTGCCTGCCCTGGCGTTCGGCGTCGGTCAGCGCGGCCACCGCCTCATCGAGGTCCTCGTCCTGCTGCAGCGCGCGCCGGGCGGCGGTCAGGTGCAGCAGCGTGACGCTCAACGAGTGCGCGATGACGTCGTGGACTTCCCGGGCGATGCGCTGCCGCTCACCGGTGGCGGCCTGCTCGGCCAGGCTCGCCCGGGCGGCGCGTTCCTGTTGCAGCAGCCGCAACTGGGTGAGGACCACGAAGCCGACCGTCCAGCCGATCACGACCGCGGTGGCGTACAGCGGCGCGCCTTCCAGCCGCCCCGCCGTCGCGGGTACCACGAGCGCGACCAGCATGCAGACCGCCGCGGCCACGCTGACCGGCAGCGTCGCCGTCGCCGCCACCTCGGCGGCCAGGATGACCAGGATGAAGGGCGCGAAGTCGGACTCGACCGGCTCCACGAGCAGCACCGACGTGCCCGCGATGGCGAGAACCGCCATCAGCGGCCGCGGCATCTTGCCGCCGGTGGCCAGGTCGAAGAGCACCGGGGACACCGCGATCAGCGCCCACAGCAGCGCCCACCGCGGCGGGACGACGGCGTCGCGCTGCACGAGGGCCGCGGCGGCGGCCGCCAGCGCGCCGATCGACACGGTCAGCGCCATCCAGAGCGGGTAGCCGTACCCGCTCCTGGCCACCCGTGCCCGCATCCGGTCGACAAGCGTCACGGCCTCAGATTACGGCGGAGAACCCTCCGCCACATCGTTCCCCGGGCGGGGTGGATCTCCGCCCACGGGTGGAGGCGAAGTCCCACCCCCGGCACGGCGACGGCGGGCCGCCCGAGCTCTTAGTGTCGAGAAGTCAGCCGGATTCCGTGGAGGTGGACGATGTCGTGGGCAGAGACGCACGCACGCAAGGCCGTTCTCGACGCCGTGCTGCGGCGGGCGCGGCAGGATCCGACCGCCCCACCGGCGCTCGACGACATCCCCGACGCCCGGCGCCTGTTCGGCACCGCCGACGGGGTGCTGCTGGCGTTGCAGCAGCGCTGGACCACCACGCTCGCCGCCAGACTCGACCAGGCGATCGAGTCCGACACCGACCCGCACGAGGCCCGGTCCCGGCTCGCCGCCGAACAGCCCGTCCTGCGGGCGGTCCTGGACGCGGGCGCTGCCCGGTCGGCCGCCCTGCGCGAGACCCAACGCGGGGAGCGGCGGATGGTCGTCTCCAGCACGAACTTCGCGAGCCACCGCACGACGGTCGGTGCTGAGCGTCGCTAGCCGCGCGGGGACCGCTGTCGGATGAGCCATTCCCGCACGGTGGCCGCCGACGGCAGGATCTCCAGGGTCGGCGCCGTCTCGAGCGCGACGTCCTCGGTGCGCAGCCACCGCCACATGTGGGTGAGGTCCGGGTCGACGAAGCGGTCGAAGAGCCACACCGGCATCGGGAACCGCGCCGGTGGCCTGCCCGTCACCTCACGCCAGATCTCGCGGCATTCCGCCATCGACCGGACGTCGGCGGCCAGCGGGATGTCGGCGCCGAGGAACCGGTCCGGGTCGGCGAAGACCCGGGCGGCGACGGCGCCGAGGTCGTCGACGCTGATCCACACCACCGGGCGGTGGGCGCCCATCAGCTTCGGCATCAGGTGCCACGCCGACACCGGCGGGAAGTAGCTCTTGTCGGTCATCAGCTCCATGAACGCCATCGGCCGCAACTCGGTCACGGGAAGGCCGAGGACGCGCATGTGCGCCCGCACGGCGAGTTTCGAGTCCCACGACCCGACTCCGGTTTTGTAGCCGGTCCCGGCGGAGCCGTGCACCAGGTGCTGAACACCTGCCGCCTTCGCCGCGTCCGCGACGTTCTTTCCCTGCCGCACCTCGGCTTCCAGCCCGCTGATCATGAAGTTCTGCACGCTGTAGACCCCGTAGGCGCCCGCGAAGGCGGGGGAGAGGGTGTCGCGGTGGTCCATGTCGGCTTGGACCACTTCGGCGCCCGCCACCGCGAGCGCGCGGGCCTTCGCGCCGCGGGGGTAGCGCGTGATCGCCCGGACCCGCCAGCCGTCGGCCAGCAGGTGCCGCGCGACCGCGCCGCCTTGACGGCCGGTCGCTCCGGTCACGACGACGACGCGATCGCTGGTCATCGGCTTTCCCCTGACCTGGTGAGCGTCCGTCCAATGTAGCCACCGGTGGACCCGCCGAACAGGGACTACGTGCCCCGATCGGATCTTGCGGCGACGCCCCGGATATCGCCAGGGTGAGAAGAACTTTCCGGTCCGACAAGGAGGTCGGTACATGTCGACACAGCTGCCCCGCCGCACAGTGATCACCGCCGCCGCGCTGAGCCCCGCGCTCGCGGTCGGCGCGCCCGCCGCCGCGCAGGCCGCGCCCGGGGGTTCGGTGATCCGCGACGTCGTGCTGGCCGTGCACGGCGGCGCGGGCTCGCTGCCCCGGGGCAGCATCACCCCGGCCCAGGAGAAGGCCTACCGCGACGCCCTCGAAAAGGCGCTGCGGACCGGGGCCGGGCTGCTCTCCGGTGGCGCCCCCGCGCTCGACGCGGTGGAGGCGGCTGTCCGGGTCCTGGAGGACGACCCGAACTTCAACGCGGGCAAGGGCGCGGTGTTCAACACCGACGCCGAGCACGAACTCGACGCCTCGATCATGAACGGCAAGGACCTGCGGTCCGGGGCGGTCGCCGGCGTGCACAACACCCGCAACCCGATCTCGCTGGCGCGCATGGTGATGGAGCGCTCCCGGCACGTGCTCATGGCGGGCAAGGGCGCCGACATCTTCGCGCTGCAGAACGGTCTCGCGTACACGACCCAGGACTACTTCTTCACCCAGCGGCGGTGGGACGCGCTGCTCAACGCGAAGAACCCGCCGCCGGTGCCGCCGAGCGTCACCGAGGGGCAGACCGTCGGCGCGGTCGCCGTCGACCAGGGCCGTGACGTCGCCGCGGCCACCTCCACCGGGGGCCTGACCAACAAGCTGGTGGGCCGCGTCGGCGACTCCCCGGTCATCGGCGCGGGGACCTACGCCAACAGCCGCACGGTCGCGGTGTCGTGCACCGGGACCGGTGAGGTGTTCATCCGCGGCGTCGCGGCCTACGACATCTCGGCCCTGATGGAGTACACCGGCGCCGCCGTGCAGGACGCCGCCGCGAAGGTCATCACCCAGAAGATCCCCGCACTCGGCGCGACCGGCGGCGCGATCGCCCTCGACCCCCGAGGGCGTCTCGCCACCCCGCACAGCACCTTGGGGATCATCAACGGCTACATCACCCGCGACGGCACCGTCGTCACCCGCCTCTACAACGACGAGACCCCGCCGCACTGACCTTTCCTGGAACCCGCCGAGGGTTCGGCCGCCACCATCGACGAGACTGACGCGGTGGAACGGAACGTGGCCGACCAGGTGTCCGCCGTGGTGATCGGCGCAGGTCAGGCCGGTCTCGCGGCGGGTTTCCACCTGCGCCGCGCCGGCGTCGACTTCGTCATCCTCGACGCCCAGACCGAACCCGGCGGCGCCTGGACCCGCGGGTGGGACTCGCTGCGGCTGTTCTCACCGGCGCGGCACAGCTCGCTGCCCGGCAGGCCGATGCCACCGTTTCGCGCGGACGACGGCTATCCCACGGCCGGGCATGTCGTGGACTACCTCGCCGACTACGAGAAGCGCTACGACCTGCCGATCATCCGCCCCGCGCGGGTGCGCGAGGTTCGCCCCGACGGCGAGCGCCTGCGCGTGGTCTCCGACGCGGGCGAGTGGTCCGCGCGGTTCGTCCTCAGCGCCACCGGCACGTGGTGGCGCCCGTTCATTCCGGCGGTGCCAGGCACCTTCGGCGGACGGCAGTCGCACACCGCCGGCTACCGCGGGCCCGCCGAGTTCGCCGGGGCCCGGGTGGTCGTCGTGGGTGGCGGCAACTCCGGCGCTCAGATCGCGGCCGACCTGGCCGCCTCCGCCGAGGTGCTCTGGGCGACCCGCCGCGCACCGCGCTACCTGCCCGACCACATCGACGGCCGCGCCCTGTTCGACGTGGCGACCCGCCGCAAACAGGCCTTGGACAAAGGCGAGGCTGACGACGCGGGGGTGGCAGGCCTAGGCGACATCGTGGCCGTGCCACCCGTACGTCAGGCCCGCGACCGCGGCCTGCTCGTCGCACGGCCCATGTTCGCCCGGCTCGACGACACGGGGCCGGTATGGGCGGACGGAACGCGGGAAGCGGTGGACGCCATCATCTGGTGCACCGGCTTCCGCCCCGCGCTGAGCCACCTCACGCCGCTGCGGCTGCGCACCGAGAACGGGCACATCGCCACCGTCGGCACCCGCGCGGTCGACGAACCGCGCCTGCACCTGCTCGGCTACGGCGACTGGACCGGCCCCGCGTCGGCCACCCTCATCGGCGTCGGCCCCACGGCGCGCGCCGCCGCACGAGAGGTCGCCGACTCACTCGGTTCCTGATCACCACTCCGCGAGGGAGCCGTCATCGCGGCGCCAGAGTGGATTGCGCCAGCGGTGGCCGGTCTCGGCCGCCTTCTCCACCGCCTTCTCATTGACCTCGATTCCCAGCCCCGGGGCGGTAAGCAGGGCGACATGGCCGTCGGCGTAGTCGAAGACCCCCGGGTCGGCCAGGTAGTCGAGCAGGTCGGAGCCCTCGTTGTAGTGGATGCCGAGGCTCTGCTCCTGGATGAGCAGGTTCGGGGTGGCGAACCCGACCTGCAGGCACGCGGCGAGGGCGATCGGCCCGAGTGGGCAGTGTGGGGCGAGGGACACGTCGTGCGCCTCGGCCATCGCGGCGATGCGGCGGACCTCGGAGATGCCGCCCGCGTGCGACAGGTCCGGCTGGGCGACGGCGATGCCCTGGCTCAGCACCGACTTGAAGTCCCAGCGGGAGTAGAGCCGTTCCCCGGTGGCGATGGGGATGCTGGTGGAGCGCACGATCTCGCCGATGTGGTCGCTGAGTTCGGGAACGAGCGGTTCCTCGACGAACATCGGCAGCAGCGGTTCCAGCAGCGGCAACACCCGTCGGGCCATCGGGATGGTGAGCCTGCCGTGGAAGTCGACCGCGATGTCGAACTCGTCGCCCACCGCGTCGCGCACGGCGGCGAGGCGGTCGACGATGCCGTGCACCGCTTTCGGCGTGTCGAGCAGCCGCAGCTCGGGCGAGGCGTTCATCTTGATCGCGGTGAAGCCCTGTTCCTTGCGCTCCAGCGCGGCTTCGGCGACCTCGCCGGGCCGGTCGCCGCCGATCCAGCTGTACATCCGGATCCGGTCGCGGACCCGGCCGCCGAGGAGCTGCCACACCGGCACCCCGAGCGCCTTGCCCGTGATGTCCCACAGCGCCTGGTCGATGCCCGCGACCGCGCTGGAGAGGATCGGGCCGCCGCGGTAGAAGCCGCCCTTGGTGTGCACCTGCCAGTGGTCCTCGATCCGCAGCGGGTCCTGGCCGATGAGGTAGTCGGACAGCTCGTCGACGGCGGCGGCGACGGTGTGCGCCCGCCCCTCGATCACCGGTTCGCCCCAGCCGGTGATCCCCTCGTCGGTCTCGACCTTGAGGAAGCACCACCGGGGCGCCACCAGGTAGGTGGTCAGGGACGTGATCTTCACAGGGACTCCTTCTTGACGCTCCAGCCGCCGTCGACGACCAGGCTGGCTCCGGTGATGTAGGCGGCCTCGGGGGAGGCCAGGAACGCGGTCGCGGCGGCGACCTCCTCGGGCAGGCCGAGCCTGCCCAGCGCGGTCGCGCCCGCCGACAGCGCGCGCCCCGCCTCGTCGACGTCGCGCCACGATTCGGTGAGGATCGGCCCAGGCTGCACGGAGTTGACCCGCACGTGCGGCCCGTACTCGACCGCCAGCTGGCGCACCAGCGCGCTCAGTCCGCCTTTCGCCGCGGCGTACGCCGGGTAGCCGGGAAGGCCGAACGCCGCGTGCACACTGGAGGTGGCCACGACACAGCCGCGCCGAGCGCGCAGATCATCGATGAACGTCCGGACCGCGAGGTAGCCTGCCCGGAGGTTGACCGACAGCTCGTGGTCCCACGCGGCCACCGACAACTCGTGTGCGGGCCTGTTGACGTGGATGAACGCGTTGCTGTGCAAGATGTCCACCGGGCCGAACAGCTCATGGGTCCGGTCCCGCAGCGTCACCCAGTCGTCCTCAGTGGACACATCACAGTGGACGTATGCCGCCCGGTCGCCCTCGGCCCGGATCTTCTCGGCCACCTGCTCGCCTGCTTCGTCGGCGATGTCGGCGACGACCACGGCCGCGCCTTCGGCGGCGAACCGGATCGCGCTCGCCGCGCCGATGCCGGAGGCGGCGCCGGTGACCACCGCGACTTTCCCGTGGAATCGGTTCATGAGTGCGTATCCCTTCATCGGCTGACGTCCGCCGCGTCGAGCAGTCGCAGGTCGCCCCGGCGGGGCAGGCCCTCCCAGTCGCCCGCCGCGGACACCGCGAACGCCCCGCAGGCCGCCGCCAGCCGCAGGCACCGCGCCGCGTCGGACCCGTCGAGCGTGCCCGCGAGATAGCCCGCGACGAACGCGTCGCCTGCGCCGATCGGGTCGACGCAGGTGACCGGGAACGCGGACTGGACAAGGACTTCACCGCCCGCGTGGACGAGTGCGCCCTCGGCGCCGAGCTTCAGCACGGTCGTGGCCGGGCCCAGCGCGCCGAGGGCTCGCGCCATGCGTTCGGGCTCGTCCTCGGCGACGAGCAACGATGCCTCCTCGGGACCGGCGAAGACGATATCCGCCTGCGGCACCAGGGATCCGAGCACG is drawn from Actinokineospora alba and contains these coding sequences:
- a CDS encoding response regulator transcription factor, whose protein sequence is MTVGDVRVLLVDDQELVRSGLRRILRRKDGFVIVGECADGDEVPAALAATSPDVVVMDLRMKRVDGIEATRRLRERAQAPPVLVLTTFDDDELLSGALRAGAAGFILKDSPAEDLISAVRAVAAGGACLDPAVTGRVLSAYRTVPTGPGDGSAVRERLTAREFDVLSQLGRGWSNTEIAQRLGISEVTVKSHIGHIFGKLGLRDRAAAIVYAFDRGVVVPGEPSPR
- a CDS encoding ArsO family NAD(P)H-dependent flavin-containing monooxygenase, which codes for MERNVADQVSAVVIGAGQAGLAAGFHLRRAGVDFVILDAQTEPGGAWTRGWDSLRLFSPARHSSLPGRPMPPFRADDGYPTAGHVVDYLADYEKRYDLPIIRPARVREVRPDGERLRVVSDAGEWSARFVLSATGTWWRPFIPAVPGTFGGRQSHTAGYRGPAEFAGARVVVVGGGNSGAQIAADLAASAEVLWATRRAPRYLPDHIDGRALFDVATRRKQALDKGEADDAGVAGLGDIVAVPPVRQARDRGLLVARPMFARLDDTGPVWADGTREAVDAIIWCTGFRPALSHLTPLRLRTENGHIATVGTRAVDEPRLHLLGYGDWTGPASATLIGVGPTARAAAREVADSLGS
- a CDS encoding GAF and ANTAR domain-containing protein, whose product is MTIQQPSDLDDDSNAFDERIWAQDKAQFVSLADQPAEVILDADLGPLSREFARLTKTLLAASTVAEVLEQVVWAARRVIPGADLVSVTLRGPDGSFHTPVETDPIAANLDQLQYDTGEGPCVTAASASAPGYVRSDDLAGEPEWPTFGPAAAACGYSAMLATALVPDCLPPQLSGALNIYAREPGTLDAQAQETALLLAIHASLALATTKAVTQAELREAHFRRAIESRDVIGQAKGILMHRRGISADEAFDLLRRTSQELNVKLADLARTLTARHSELDIADETAG
- a CDS encoding DUF6292 family protein; its protein translation is MTEALGLSGHSSYLQMDRPASVYLALDGRLPRFPDRDVALLWDEERGWAAAAETHSGEDLIVVAYLGHDVLPPPTLVANWVTRLRSGDPVGSIRPVRLRRADTDDDLVGRLAALGRGAVTTGSRSA
- a CDS encoding metallophosphoesterase family protein is translated as MLVAVLSDTHAPRHWKGCPTRVATHLRDADLILHAGDVCTAGVLDELAEFAPVHAVLGNNDGPDVAAWGAPETLELDLDGLRVAMIHDSGKADGRPARLRRRFPDADLVVFGHSHIPMDVVGAGLRIFNPGSPTDRRRQPHGTMGTLRIENGTLLEARVIEVT
- a CDS encoding isoaspartyl peptidase/L-asparaginase family protein, with product MSTQLPRRTVITAAALSPALAVGAPAAAQAAPGGSVIRDVVLAVHGGAGSLPRGSITPAQEKAYRDALEKALRTGAGLLSGGAPALDAVEAAVRVLEDDPNFNAGKGAVFNTDAEHELDASIMNGKDLRSGAVAGVHNTRNPISLARMVMERSRHVLMAGKGADIFALQNGLAYTTQDYFFTQRRWDALLNAKNPPPVPPSVTEGQTVGAVAVDQGRDVAAATSTGGLTNKLVGRVGDSPVIGAGTYANSRTVAVSCTGTGEVFIRGVAAYDISALMEYTGAAVQDAAAKVITQKIPALGATGGAIALDPRGRLATPHSTLGIINGYITRDGTVVTRLYNDETPPH
- a CDS encoding STAS domain-containing protein, whose amino-acid sequence is MVDIVDPRGTLRSNTDGAGPLTVTVTLRRAGLVVLTSHGEIDLYTAPILREAMAAQEKVARMVLDLAAIEFCGVAGARVLDEGADRARDHGGRLSLVVATVGVRRLLQLTGLDRRVPTYPDLSTALFVEGLGLAPTGSEEDAGESPVPP
- a CDS encoding NmrA/HSCARG family protein produces the protein MTSDRVVVVTGATGRQGGAVARHLLADGWRVRAITRYPRGAKARALAVAGAEVVQADMDHRDTLSPAFAGAYGVYSVQNFMISGLEAEVRQGKNVADAAKAAGVQHLVHGSAGTGYKTGVGSWDSKLAVRAHMRVLGLPVTELRPMAFMELMTDKSYFPPVSAWHLMPKLMGAHRPVVWISVDDLGAVAARVFADPDRFLGADIPLAADVRSMAECREIWREVTGRPPARFPMPVWLFDRFVDPDLTHMWRWLRTEDVALETAPTLEILPSAATVREWLIRQRSPRG
- a CDS encoding sensor histidine kinase translates to MTLVDRMRARVARSGYGYPLWMALTVSIGALAAAAAALVQRDAVVPPRWALLWALIAVSPVLFDLATGGKMPRPLMAVLAIAGTSVLLVEPVESDFAPFILVILAAEVAATATLPVSVAAAVCMLVALVVPATAGRLEGAPLYATAVVIGWTVGFVVLTQLRLLQQERAARASLAEQAATGERQRIAREVHDVIAHSLSVTLLHLTAARRALQQDEDLDEAVAALTDAERQGRQAMADIRRTVGLLAAGPSGTRPEPGVGDLGDLVDDFRRAGLRVEYQVRGDPADVPPSVGLGLYRITQESLANVAKHTPAATAEVDLDIGSAQVTLSVRNDTPATPTTATGPGSGVDGMRRRADLLGGSLRAGPGPRGWLVHAEVPLDTDSTGWSCALRRRVQEAP
- a CDS encoding alpha/beta hydrolase — translated: MLPWTADFAGRIDEHVFASDLLRGNPLGDPHERPLWVYVPPGYDEGERRYPTVYVIQGYTGHVAMWRNRTPWRQPFIELADGIFAREEAPPAIVVYVDAWTSLGGSQYLDSPATGRYHSYLCDEIVPWVDEHYRTMPSAGHRAITGKSSGGYGAMITPMLRPDVFGALATHAGDALFEAAYQTDFPKVARLLRDNYDGSYENFIADFRSGRIVGTKDTDFDLIEVYGYAACYSADEDGTVRLPFDDLGVTVPEVWDRWLRRDPVRMAAQPEFAEALRSLKAIWIDAGDQDEYYLDFGAVAFRRALAAAGVADDVVRLELFPGKHGAIEYRYPLALAWLTERIS
- a CDS encoding J domain-containing protein, whose product is MHRRTQDPYAVLGVDRDAAPAEIAAAYRALVRELHPDNQHPSDPERLAQVVTAYQALRARRRADDSPGTRVEVHVRRGPPSPEPALRAGPVRRHGR